The following are encoded in a window of Caldicellulosiruptor danielii genomic DNA:
- a CDS encoding TatD family hydrolase, translating into MIVDVHAHYDDEAFLNDLEDVMARLKREGIVAISSSSSIESSKENIEIAKKYDHIYVNVGIHPHEAKDAPKDFEDDLFELAKYEKNVAIGEVGLDYHYDFSPRDVQKEVFVRQIELAKKLNLPIVVHSREAHKDTLDILQEHAIGKIPILIHCYSGSVEMSRILRKHGIYISVGGVVTFQNAKKLIEVVKEYPLELLMLETDSPYLTPHPHRGKRNDSTYLKYVISKIAEIKEVSEDEVIKKTTQNAMDVFGIK; encoded by the coding sequence ATGATAGTTGATGTTCATGCTCATTATGACGATGAAGCGTTTTTGAATGACTTAGAGGATGTGATGGCGCGTCTTAAAAGAGAGGGAATTGTTGCCATCTCATCCTCTTCATCTATTGAATCGTCAAAAGAGAATATTGAAATTGCAAAAAAGTATGACCACATTTATGTAAATGTGGGAATTCATCCTCATGAGGCAAAAGATGCCCCAAAAGATTTTGAAGATGATCTTTTTGAGCTTGCCAAATACGAAAAGAATGTTGCGATTGGTGAGGTAGGTCTTGATTACCATTACGATTTTTCACCAAGGGATGTGCAAAAAGAGGTTTTTGTCCGCCAGATAGAGCTTGCAAAAAAGCTAAATCTTCCTATCGTTGTTCACTCGAGAGAGGCGCACAAAGATACACTTGATATTTTACAAGAACATGCAATTGGCAAAATACCAATTTTGATTCACTGCTATTCAGGAAGTGTTGAGATGAGCAGAATTTTGAGAAAACATGGAATTTATATTTCAGTTGGTGGTGTTGTCACTTTTCAGAATGCAAAAAAGCTTATTGAGGTTGTAAAAGAGTACCCGCTTGAACTTTTGATGCTTGAAACAGACAGCCCTTATCTTACTCCTCATCCGCACAGAGGTAAGCGCAATGATTCAACGTATTTGAAGTATGTAATATCAAAGATTGCAGAGATAAAAGAAGTATCCGAAGATGAGGTAATTAAAAAAACAACTCAAAATGCCATGGATGTGTTTGGTATTAAATAA
- a CDS encoding SOS response-associated peptidase: protein MCGRYFLNLDENIEEIKKILDEISQKYEGSPILQKVKSGEIFPTEFVPSIVSKDYQREAEILRWGLPLPNKKEVIINARAETILEKPLFSSIISNRCLIPAQGFFEWKKDGSKKQKFFIKPKDCNVFYMAGLYKRIELEGGMAVDSFVILTTEPAEEIKHIHNRMPVILKKEHEDLWLFEKGSTKVLKSLVSVLLKPWEGEFEAVEVKNN from the coding sequence GTGTGCGGTAGATATTTTTTGAATCTTGATGAGAACATTGAAGAGATTAAAAAAATCTTGGATGAGATTTCTCAAAAATATGAAGGAAGCCCCATTTTGCAAAAAGTAAAATCGGGTGAGATATTTCCTACAGAGTTTGTTCCGTCAATTGTGTCAAAGGACTATCAAAGAGAAGCTGAGATTTTAAGATGGGGATTGCCTCTTCCAAACAAAAAAGAGGTCATAATAAACGCAAGGGCTGAGACCATCTTAGAAAAACCTTTGTTTTCCAGCATAATCTCAAACAGATGTCTGATTCCTGCTCAAGGCTTTTTTGAGTGGAAGAAAGATGGTAGCAAAAAACAAAAGTTTTTCATAAAACCCAAAGATTGCAATGTCTTTTACATGGCAGGACTTTACAAAAGAATTGAGCTTGAAGGTGGGATGGCCGTAGATAGTTTTGTTATTCTCACAACAGAGCCGGCAGAAGAAATAAAACATATTCACAACCGTATGCCAGTGATACTGAAAAAGGAGCACGAAGATCTGTGGCTTTTTGAAAAAGGGAGCACCAAAGTGCTAAAAAGCCTGGTTTCTGTGTTACTTAAGCCATGGGAAGGTGAATTTGAGGCAGTTGAGGTAAAAAACAATTAA
- the murB gene encoding UDP-N-acetylmuramate dehydrogenase → MEFEVYLKNSGIEFLKDHPLKEFTTFKIGGKARYILFPKSTEQLIRIMTLAKDEEMNYIVVGNCSNVLVSDKGFDGAIVSTVKIDSFKIDRNLIEAECGAMLSQVARKACEAGLKGLEFAVGIPGTVGGAIYMNAGAYDGEIKDIFEWAEVLDENLNRLKLSNPEMRFSYRHSRLKGEKLVLLRAAFCLQYASKEDIPPLQKANEFSKRRREKQPLQFPSAGSVFKRPPNNFAGKLIEDAGLKGYRIGGACISEKHAGFIVNVEDAKAEDVRRLIYLAQKTVYEKFGILLEPEIQFVGEFETPLFVPKDGQNRR, encoded by the coding sequence ATGGAATTTGAAGTGTATTTAAAAAATTCAGGTATCGAATTTCTAAAAGACCATCCACTTAAAGAGTTTACAACATTCAAGATTGGTGGCAAAGCAAGATATATTTTGTTTCCAAAGAGTACCGAGCAGCTCATCAGAATAATGACTTTAGCAAAAGATGAAGAGATGAACTACATTGTTGTTGGAAACTGCTCAAATGTTCTTGTCTCTGACAAAGGTTTTGACGGTGCGATAGTCTCAACAGTTAAAATAGATTCTTTCAAAATAGATAGAAATCTAATTGAAGCAGAGTGTGGAGCTATGCTCTCTCAAGTTGCAAGAAAAGCGTGCGAAGCAGGCCTAAAAGGTTTAGAGTTTGCGGTGGGAATTCCTGGCACTGTTGGCGGAGCTATATATATGAACGCAGGTGCATACGATGGCGAGATAAAAGACATTTTTGAATGGGCAGAGGTTTTGGATGAGAATTTGAATAGATTAAAGCTTTCTAATCCAGAGATGAGATTTTCTTACAGGCATAGTCGGCTAAAAGGAGAAAAGCTTGTTTTGCTCAGAGCAGCATTTTGCCTGCAGTATGCAAGTAAAGAAGATATCCCGCCTTTGCAAAAAGCAAATGAATTTTCAAAAAGACGGCGGGAAAAACAGCCTCTTCAGTTTCCGAGTGCAGGTTCTGTGTTTAAAAGACCCCCAAATAACTTTGCAGGAAAGCTCATCGAGGATGCAGGGTTAAAAGGGTATAGAATAGGCGGTGCATGTATATCAGAAAAACATGCAGGGTTTATTGTAAATGTAGAAGATGCTAAAGCTGAGGATGTGAGAAGACTCATTTATCTTGCTCAAAAGACTGTATACGAAAAGTTTGGAATTCTGCTTGAACCTGAGATTCAGTTCGTAGGCGAGTTTGAAACACCGCTTTTTGTACCAAAAGATGGTCAAAATAGAAGATAA
- a CDS encoding bifunctional nuclease family protein gives MIEMYVKNVAFFEEGGGFAVLLCDKNNKMVLPIFIGPLEAQSIALALEKQKFPRPLTHDLMVEIMQKFSISIQKAVITDIKDGTYFAQLHLRDYNNVISVIDSRPSDAIALALRVNCPIFMVPKLIEFTYKYEELIPQ, from the coding sequence ATGATAGAGATGTATGTTAAAAACGTAGCATTTTTTGAAGAAGGGGGAGGATTTGCAGTTCTTCTTTGCGACAAGAACAACAAAATGGTACTTCCTATCTTCATAGGTCCTTTGGAAGCTCAGTCAATTGCACTTGCGCTTGAAAAACAAAAGTTTCCACGCCCTCTGACGCACGACCTCATGGTTGAAATTATGCAAAAGTTTTCAATCTCTATCCAGAAAGCTGTTATCACAGACATCAAAGATGGAACATACTTTGCGCAACTTCACTTAAGAGACTACAACAATGTAATTTCTGTCATAGATTCAAGACCAAGCGACGCAATTGCGCTTGCTCTGAGGGTAAACTGCCCAATTTTTATGGTTCCAAAGCTCATAGAGTTTACCTATAAGTACGAAGAGCTTATCCCTCAATAA
- a CDS encoding TatD family nuclease-associated radical SAM protein, which yields MGMITYTIDNKLYINVTNKCTNSCIFCIRNTPKGLGEGYDLWLEKDPTAEEILNEIKDPQKYDEIVFCGYGEPLIRLDTVIEIAKRLKEKTSVPLRVNTNGHASYIHKKNVPQLLHGLIDRISISLNASNKQKYNEICRPFYEDIYDHMIEFIKESKKYIKEVWVSCVDTIIDEEEIERCKEIAKDLGVNFKLRAYEG from the coding sequence ATGGGAATGATAACATACACAATTGACAACAAGCTATATATCAATGTTACAAACAAATGCACAAACTCATGCATATTCTGTATAAGAAATACGCCAAAAGGTCTTGGTGAGGGGTATGACCTGTGGCTTGAAAAAGACCCGACAGCAGAGGAGATTTTAAATGAGATAAAAGACCCACAAAAGTATGATGAGATTGTCTTTTGTGGATATGGTGAACCCTTAATAAGACTTGATACTGTGATTGAGATTGCAAAAAGGCTAAAAGAGAAGACGTCTGTGCCACTTAGAGTTAACACAAATGGACATGCATCTTACATTCACAAGAAAAATGTTCCACAACTTCTTCATGGTCTTATTGACAGAATTTCGATCAGCCTTAATGCTTCAAACAAACAAAAGTACAATGAGATTTGCAGACCATTTTATGAGGATATATATGACCATATGATTGAATTTATAAAAGAAAGCAAAAAATACATAAAAGAGGTTTGGGTTTCGTGCGTGGATACCATAATAGATGAAGAAGAGATTGAAAGATGTAAAGAAATTGCAAAAGACCTTGGCGTGAATTTTAAATTGAGAGCGTATGAGGGATAA
- a CDS encoding ArsR/SmtB family transcription factor — MKNQEVSKKIDLCSCNVIHNDIVQKVKESLPNEETMFDLSEFFKVFSDSTRIKILSSLLISEMCVCDLAAVLGTTQSAISHQLRLLKAFRLVKSRKAGKVVYYSLSDDHVKSIIELGIAHLSENQ; from the coding sequence TTGAAAAACCAAGAAGTATCAAAAAAAATTGATTTGTGTAGCTGCAATGTAATCCACAATGACATTGTTCAGAAGGTAAAAGAAAGTCTGCCAAATGAAGAAACCATGTTTGACCTTTCTGAGTTTTTTAAGGTTTTTTCTGACTCAACGCGCATAAAGATATTGAGCAGTTTACTTATCTCTGAGATGTGTGTATGCGACTTGGCAGCAGTCTTGGGCACAACTCAGTCGGCAATATCTCACCAATTAAGGCTGCTTAAAGCTTTTAGACTTGTGAAGAGCAGAAAGGCTGGTAAAGTAGTGTATTATTCTCTTTCGGATGACCATGTAAAAAGTATAATTGAACTTGGTATTGCGCATCTTAGCGAAAACCAGTAG
- a CDS encoding HAD-IIA family hydrolase translates to MKNKSILKNIDLFLLDLDGTVYLGERVFEGAREFIKLLKENQKDFLFLTNNSSKSSEEYYSKLLKMGFEITKENIFTSGQAMGIYIKTIHKKEKPPRVYIVGTSSLKKELKSMGIFVVDSPNYNIDYLVVGFDISLTYKKLLDACELIRRGVPFFATNPDLVCPLDGGRYIPDCGSICYLLVNATKKKPVFVGKPSSIMVDIISNFKKVDKSRIAMIGDRLYTDIKMAKDSGMVAVLVLSGETKLEDVKVSSLKPDLIYGSIKDIYEELKLVFGG, encoded by the coding sequence ATGAAGAATAAAAGCATTCTTAAAAACATAGACCTTTTCTTACTTGACTTAGACGGCACGGTATATCTTGGTGAAAGGGTATTTGAAGGTGCAAGAGAGTTTATTAAGCTCTTAAAGGAAAATCAAAAAGATTTTCTGTTTTTGACAAACAATTCATCAAAAAGCTCAGAAGAGTATTATTCAAAGCTTTTGAAGATGGGCTTTGAGATTACAAAAGAAAACATATTTACTTCAGGTCAGGCAATGGGAATCTATATCAAAACAATTCATAAAAAAGAAAAACCACCAAGAGTATATATTGTTGGCACATCATCTTTAAAAAAAGAGCTAAAATCGATGGGTATTTTTGTTGTTGATAGTCCAAATTACAACATAGACTATCTTGTTGTGGGGTTTGACATTTCTCTTACCTACAAGAAACTTTTAGATGCATGTGAGCTTATAAGAAGAGGAGTTCCTTTTTTTGCAACAAACCCCGACCTTGTCTGTCCTTTAGATGGTGGAAGATATATTCCAGACTGCGGGTCTATATGCTATCTACTTGTGAATGCGACAAAGAAAAAACCTGTATTTGTTGGAAAGCCTTCTTCCATAATGGTTGATATAATCTCAAATTTCAAAAAAGTTGACAAAAGCAGGATCGCGATGATAGGAGATAGGCTTTACACAGACATAAAAATGGCAAAGGATAGCGGCATGGTTGCTGTATTGGTGCTATCTGGTGAGACAAAGCTGGAAGATGTTAAGGTTTCATCTTTGAAGCCAGATTTGATATATGGTTCAATAAAGGATATATATGAAGAGCTAAAGCTGGTCTTTGGAGGCTGA
- a CDS encoding PIG-L deacetylase family protein — protein sequence MPKFRLVVSKGEVYRKTQREKRIRFKRKYILYAFVIWIVTSVSVFLVKEYISNYFFSAQLPQLQVEDYKRILIFAPHCDDETLSSAGVIQRALLAGSKVKVIIMTNGDGFTRAAGQNFGKIRLSADDYIRFGYLRQNETIHALEDLGLKREDIIFLGYPDRGLRFLWEKYFDSKVSYFSPLTRTFKSPYSNSYQRGVEYKGINVVKNIQSIIKSFEPDLIIYPYSRDQHPDHWATSAFVKFSILTLNYKCEEWQYLVHRGDWPTPFGKHPQMYLVPPFKLAFTDTKWYQVPMDDYMIERKSNSISDYHSQMKVMRGFLEAFVRQNELFAKVDSKDAKKYESDNLFSDKYLVSKEPTHDIWSLIFEKGADIESIFAAHDSKNIYVGVKMVGSAKKLISYYLHIRAFEDYKYLGRMYVLVSGSKMNIIKTMTSPAFSAQNAKMRRKKNQIEIIFPKKDLQNPNMLYLSVRTEFLGRQLDRSAWKVVKLK from the coding sequence ATGCCAAAGTTTAGACTTGTTGTGTCAAAGGGTGAGGTGTATAGAAAAACCCAAAGAGAAAAAAGAATAAGATTTAAGCGCAAGTATATTTTATACGCGTTTGTCATTTGGATTGTTACCAGTGTCTCGGTGTTTTTGGTAAAAGAGTATATTTCAAACTACTTTTTTTCAGCTCAGCTTCCACAGCTTCAGGTTGAAGATTACAAAAGGATACTCATCTTTGCACCACACTGCGACGATGAAACACTATCTTCTGCAGGTGTGATACAAAGAGCACTTTTAGCTGGAAGTAAAGTAAAGGTTATTATTATGACAAACGGTGACGGGTTTACCCGTGCTGCGGGTCAGAACTTTGGCAAGATTAGACTGAGTGCTGATGATTACATAAGGTTTGGTTATCTTCGCCAAAACGAAACAATCCATGCGCTTGAGGATTTGGGCTTGAAGAGAGAAGATATAATTTTCTTAGGATATCCTGATAGGGGTTTGAGGTTTTTGTGGGAAAAGTATTTTGATTCAAAGGTAAGCTATTTTAGTCCTTTGACACGTACATTCAAAAGTCCATATTCAAACTCCTATCAGAGAGGAGTAGAGTACAAAGGAATAAACGTTGTGAAAAATATTCAGAGCATAATAAAATCGTTTGAGCCTGATTTAATAATCTATCCATACTCACGCGACCAGCATCCTGACCACTGGGCAACATCAGCGTTTGTCAAGTTTTCAATCCTGACGTTAAACTATAAGTGCGAAGAATGGCAGTATCTTGTGCACAGGGGGGACTGGCCGACACCTTTTGGTAAGCACCCTCAGATGTATCTTGTCCCGCCTTTCAAACTTGCGTTTACAGATACAAAGTGGTATCAGGTACCAATGGATGACTATATGATAGAAAGAAAATCAAATTCAATCTCAGACTACCACTCTCAGATGAAGGTCATGAGAGGATTTTTGGAGGCATTTGTTCGTCAAAACGAACTGTTTGCAAAGGTAGATAGCAAAGATGCAAAAAAATATGAGAGTGATAACTTATTTTCAGACAAGTATTTAGTTAGCAAAGAGCCGACACACGATATCTGGTCGCTCATTTTTGAAAAAGGTGCTGATATTGAATCGATATTTGCAGCGCACGACAGCAAGAACATCTATGTAGGTGTTAAAATGGTTGGTTCTGCAAAAAAACTTATTTCGTATTACCTTCACATAAGAGCATTTGAGGACTATAAGTATCTTGGCAGAATGTATGTTTTGGTATCTGGCAGCAAAATGAATATAATAAAGACCATGACAAGCCCTGCTTTTTCAGCTCAAAATGCCAAGATGCGCAGAAAAAAGAATCAAATTGAGATAATATTTCCCAAAAAAGATTTACAAAACCCAAACATGCTTTATTTGAGTGTACGCACAGAATTTCTGGGTCGCCAGCTTGACAGAAGTGCATGGAAAGTAGTTAAGTTGAAATAG
- a CDS encoding glycosyltransferase, with amino-acid sequence MNLILLTIGYPHPKRDVFVGNELDILSKYFDKIYIVPIWPGKVLPKKLKNLKEYTQNPKVEVADIRFGLREVLLLNPKLVGLMTKEALKAVFSPKSFSYRLLNLWMIFRWTFLTNITIANLQKLVKKYNIPVQDTILYSYWFHFLALSTALCNQPFALKVSRAHRGDLYEESYPQPCKKFILGNIDKVFTCSKMGAEYINKRYQTDKAEVSYLGTYNHHNVIIDKKREEVFKIVSCARLAPVKRIDRIVDSLEKIDSVKISWTHIGDGELFEKIKSYAQEKLGKKSNIQFKFLGFMKNEDILNLYAEENFNLFINTSQSEGLPVSIMEAMSYGIPAVATDVGGTKEIVKNGSNGFLLDKTFSDFELASIIEKFATMREEDYKKFCLAARKTWEENFNAQKCYEDFAKRLLALAASKK; translated from the coding sequence TTGAACTTAATTCTTCTCACCATAGGTTATCCACATCCCAAAAGAGATGTGTTTGTGGGAAATGAATTAGATATTCTCTCAAAGTATTTTGACAAAATATATATTGTGCCAATTTGGCCGGGGAAGGTGCTGCCTAAAAAGTTAAAGAACCTGAAAGAGTATACCCAAAATCCAAAGGTTGAGGTAGCTGATATAAGGTTTGGATTACGAGAGGTTCTACTTTTAAATCCAAAGCTTGTTGGACTTATGACAAAAGAAGCACTCAAGGCTGTATTTTCTCCAAAGTCTTTTTCATACAGGCTATTGAATCTATGGATGATTTTTAGATGGACTTTCCTTACAAACATCACAATTGCAAACTTACAAAAACTTGTAAAAAAATACAATATTCCTGTTCAGGATACAATACTCTATTCGTACTGGTTTCATTTTTTGGCGCTGTCAACCGCACTTTGCAATCAGCCTTTTGCCCTGAAGGTTTCAAGAGCGCACAGGGGCGATTTGTATGAAGAGAGCTATCCTCAGCCATGCAAAAAGTTTATTCTTGGAAACATTGATAAAGTTTTTACTTGCTCAAAGATGGGCGCTGAGTATATAAACAAGAGGTATCAAACAGACAAAGCAGAAGTGTCATACTTGGGGACTTATAATCACCACAATGTAATCATTGATAAGAAAAGAGAAGAGGTTTTCAAAATTGTCAGCTGCGCAAGGCTTGCTCCTGTGAAGAGAATTGACAGGATTGTTGATAGCCTTGAGAAGATTGACAGCGTTAAAATTTCGTGGACCCACATTGGTGATGGGGAGCTTTTTGAAAAAATAAAGTCATATGCCCAGGAAAAACTGGGTAAAAAAAGCAATATTCAATTCAAATTTTTAGGTTTTATGAAAAATGAGGATATTTTGAACCTGTATGCAGAAGAAAACTTTAATCTGTTTATAAACACAAGCCAGTCAGAGGGTCTTCCGGTTTCTATCATGGAAGCAATGTCGTATGGAATACCTGCTGTTGCAACAGATGTTGGTGGCACTAAGGAGATTGTGAAAAATGGCTCAAACGGTTTTTTGCTTGACAAAACCTTTTCAGACTTTGAGCTTGCAAGCATTATAGAAAAGTTTGCTACTATGCGCGAAGAAGATTATAAGAAGTTTTGTCTTGCCGCAAGAAAGACGTGGGAAGAGAATTTCAATGCACAAAAATGCTATGAAGATTTTGCAAAAAGGCTTTTGGCTTTGGCAGCATCAAAAAAATGA
- a CDS encoding heavy metal translocating P-type ATPase: MAKVNVELILENLSCANCAQKIEEKVAKLPFAESVFLNFVTKKLSAKVDQKYCSAYIETVKKIVDEIEPEVRVLVAPKEKPMLSIGEILLVVISAAFFGIGLLTRKEGFALIFFFFSYLISGKDVILSFLKNLRKLQVFDENFLMTVATLSAIFLKEYPEAASVMLLYKTGQILEDFALNKSRKIIQALHHLEIEYANLKIGKEIKKVNPKDIVPGDTVVVKPGERVPVDGTVVSGKSFLDTSAITGESKFYTAGPNDKVLAGSVVIDGFLEVKAQSFYKDSSLHRIIEIVENASANKSKMERFITRFAKVYTPAVVTLATAFAILPPLLFDQPFKLWIYRAAIFLIISCPCSLVISVPLSYFASISKLSSKGILVKGSQFIDILASKINSFLLDKTGTITNGILSVEKIVPVKIERQEFLKILISLESLSNHPIAKSILNGIGENSISVSSVQDFKERSGRGIEGIVDGKKVLIGTKEFLQESGVEIDPSFETSPELSYIFVSCDRKFCGYVALKDSLKYDVKNVLNNLKNFGAKIYLLTGDKKEAAEKIAKDLPIDGIYSELLPEEKVRVAEKIKLENKGLGYIVFVGDGTNDSPALSVCDVGISFAGNASYLATLAADIVLLDEKLSKIVDLIKDSRFTRKIVIQNIVLSLGIKFAVMLLGVFGVANLWEAVVADTGAMVLAVLNSLRVLKK; the protein is encoded by the coding sequence TTGGCAAAAGTAAATGTAGAATTAATTTTAGAAAATCTTTCATGTGCAAATTGCGCTCAAAAGATTGAAGAAAAAGTGGCAAAGCTGCCTTTTGCAGAAAGCGTCTTTTTGAATTTTGTAACAAAGAAACTCTCAGCAAAGGTTGACCAAAAGTATTGCAGTGCATATATTGAAACAGTAAAGAAGATTGTAGATGAAATTGAACCTGAGGTGAGAGTACTTGTGGCACCAAAAGAAAAACCAATGCTAAGTATTGGTGAAATATTACTTGTAGTAATCTCTGCTGCGTTTTTTGGAATAGGACTTCTTACAAGAAAAGAAGGTTTTGCCTTAATCTTTTTCTTCTTTTCATACCTTATTTCAGGAAAAGATGTTATTTTAAGCTTCCTCAAAAACCTAAGAAAACTTCAAGTATTTGATGAAAATTTTTTGATGACAGTTGCAACACTGTCAGCTATTTTTTTGAAAGAATATCCGGAAGCTGCTTCTGTTATGCTCCTTTACAAAACTGGCCAAATTCTTGAGGATTTTGCACTAAACAAGTCGAGAAAAATCATACAAGCTCTTCATCACCTTGAAATAGAATATGCAAACTTGAAAATTGGGAAAGAAATCAAGAAAGTAAATCCAAAAGATATTGTACCTGGTGATACAGTCGTGGTAAAACCGGGCGAAAGAGTGCCGGTTGATGGAACTGTAGTATCTGGAAAATCATTTTTAGATACATCTGCTATCACAGGAGAGTCAAAGTTTTATACTGCAGGTCCAAATGACAAGGTTTTAGCCGGCAGTGTGGTAATTGACGGTTTTCTGGAAGTCAAGGCTCAAAGCTTTTACAAAGACTCTTCTTTGCACAGAATAATAGAAATTGTGGAAAATGCATCTGCCAACAAATCCAAAATGGAAAGGTTTATAACAAGGTTTGCAAAGGTATACACACCGGCTGTAGTTACACTTGCAACAGCATTTGCCATTTTGCCACCACTGTTATTTGACCAGCCTTTTAAATTGTGGATTTACAGGGCAGCTATTTTTTTAATTATCTCCTGTCCTTGCAGTCTTGTTATATCTGTGCCGCTTTCGTATTTTGCGTCAATTTCAAAGCTTTCTTCTAAAGGAATACTGGTGAAAGGTTCCCAATTTATAGACATTCTTGCATCAAAGATAAATAGTTTCCTTTTAGATAAAACAGGAACAATTACAAATGGGATTCTTTCGGTTGAAAAGATTGTACCTGTGAAGATTGAACGCCAAGAATTTTTGAAAATTCTAATAAGTCTTGAAAGTCTTTCGAATCATCCAATTGCAAAATCCATATTAAACGGGATTGGGGAAAATAGTATTTCTGTTTCCTCAGTACAAGATTTCAAAGAACGTTCCGGAAGAGGAATAGAAGGAATTGTTGATGGCAAAAAGGTTTTGATAGGAACAAAAGAGTTTTTGCAGGAAAGTGGAGTTGAAATAGACCCCAGTTTTGAGACATCACCTGAACTTTCGTACATCTTTGTGTCATGTGATAGAAAATTCTGCGGGTATGTTGCCTTGAAAGATTCTTTGAAATATGATGTAAAAAATGTATTAAATAACCTTAAAAACTTTGGTGCAAAGATATATCTTTTGACTGGTGACAAAAAAGAAGCAGCAGAAAAAATTGCTAAAGACCTTCCGATAGATGGCATTTACTCAGAGCTTCTTCCAGAAGAGAAAGTAAGAGTGGCTGAAAAAATAAAACTTGAAAATAAAGGTTTAGGATACATTGTATTTGTGGGAGATGGAACAAATGATTCACCAGCACTCTCTGTGTGTGATGTTGGAATTTCATTTGCAGGCAATGCAAGCTATCTTGCAACATTGGCAGCAGATATTGTTCTTCTTGATGAAAAGCTATCTAAAATTGTAGACTTAATAAAAGATTCAAGGTTTACAAGAAAGATAGTCATTCAAAATATTGTTCTTTCGCTCGGGATAAAATTTGCGGTGATGCTCCTGGGAGTCTTTGGAGTTGCAAACTTATGGGAAGCAGTTGTGGCTGATACCGGTGCAATGGTTTTAGCAGTTTTAAATTCTTTGAGAGTGCTCAAAAAGTAA
- a CDS encoding AAA family ATPase, with translation MKLKSLSVKNFKSFKEINIELKDFNVVIGANASGKSNFVQVFKFLRDIINLGLENAVSIQGDIECLTNLKVGRGEELSISIVCEMEDYEKIANTKQNIEMTFHEMKYEFSLKEKKGAPGFKIVNDCLLQKFKFKDENGKIIEGEIRLSHKKDKVVYGIFPKGIEEKVENLIPLLYLKMDSLPQNILLIQTPLFFIWRRLTIDNIFRNISIYDFDPKKSKEAAPITGKAELEENGSNLAIVLKNILENEEKRRKLFNLVNDILPFVNNLSVEKLPDKSLLFKLQESYFEKKDIPASLLSDGTINVIAMIIALYFEKKKFVIFEEPERNIHPFLISKVIEMMKEISRRKQIIVTTHNPEVVKYAGIDNLLLVSRGRDGFSRIYRPLEKDEIKIFLENDLGIEELFVQNLLEVGA, from the coding sequence ATGAAATTAAAAAGTTTAAGCGTTAAAAACTTCAAAAGTTTCAAAGAAATAAATATAGAACTAAAAGATTTCAACGTGGTTATTGGTGCGAATGCTTCAGGAAAGTCAAATTTTGTTCAAGTATTTAAATTTCTACGCGATATTATAAATCTTGGCTTAGAAAATGCTGTATCCATCCAAGGGGACATTGAATGTCTTACTAATCTAAAAGTGGGCCGAGGTGAAGAATTGTCAATTAGTATAGTATGTGAAATGGAAGATTATGAAAAAATCGCAAATACAAAGCAAAACATTGAAATGACTTTCCATGAAATGAAGTATGAGTTTTCTTTAAAAGAGAAAAAAGGAGCGCCAGGTTTTAAAATTGTTAACGATTGTTTGCTTCAAAAGTTTAAATTTAAAGATGAAAATGGGAAAATTATTGAGGGTGAAATCAGACTGTCCCATAAAAAAGATAAAGTAGTGTACGGAATTTTTCCAAAAGGTATTGAGGAGAAAGTGGAAAATCTTATTCCGCTTTTATATTTAAAAATGGATTCATTACCCCAGAACATTCTGCTAATTCAAACGCCTTTATTTTTTATATGGCGGCGATTGACGATAGATAATATATTCCGTAATATTTCGATTTACGATTTTGATCCCAAAAAGTCCAAAGAGGCTGCTCCAATTACAGGTAAGGCTGAATTAGAAGAAAACGGCAGCAATCTTGCAATAGTGTTAAAAAACATTTTAGAAAATGAAGAAAAAAGGCGAAAACTTTTTAATTTAGTAAATGACATTTTGCCTTTTGTCAATAATCTCTCTGTAGAAAAGTTACCTGATAAGTCCTTGCTTTTCAAGCTCCAAGAATCATACTTTGAAAAAAAGGATATTCCTGCATCATTGCTTTCTGATGGAACTATTAATGTAATAGCAATGATAATTGCATTATATTTTGAAAAGAAAAAGTTTGTTATCTTTGAAGAGCCAGAAAGGAATATTCATCCTTTTCTTATTTCAAAAGTTATTGAAATGATGAAAGAAATTTCACGAAGAAAGCAAATTATCGTTACTACACATAATCCTGAAGTTGTCAAATATGCGGGGATTGATAATCTTCTTTTGGTTTCTCGTGGTAGAGATGGTTTTTCAAGAATTTATCGTCCACTTGAGAAAGACGAAATAAAAATATTTTTAGAAAATGATTTGGGAATAGAAGAACTCTTTGTTCAAAATCTTCTTGAGGTAGGAGCGTAA